From a single Adhaeribacter swui genomic region:
- a CDS encoding aminotransferase class IV — MPSSPNLYVYHHDEIILQQDAFLHISDLAVQRGYGIFDFFKIQNNVPLFLEDYLARFYESARLMDLPVPFAPDALKKVLYELMDKNQIPESGIKMVLTGGYSEDGYTPAAPNLIITQQPVSLPPAEVVQQGIKIITHEFVRELAQAKTINYTTGIRLMKEVKAQNATDVLYHHNGVITEFPRCNFFIVTQDNQVRTPGQDVLKGITRKNVLELATKKYPTEAGTVTLTDLVQAKEAFLTSTTKRIIPIVQVNDQMIGTGKPGPVTMDLLQDLADLENQSAS; from the coding sequence ATGCCCTCCAGCCCTAACCTGTACGTTTACCACCACGACGAAATAATTTTACAGCAAGATGCTTTTTTGCACATCAGCGATTTGGCGGTGCAGCGCGGCTACGGCATCTTCGATTTTTTTAAAATTCAAAACAACGTGCCTTTGTTTCTGGAAGATTACCTGGCGCGCTTTTATGAGTCGGCCCGGCTCATGGATTTGCCCGTGCCTTTCGCGCCGGATGCGCTTAAAAAAGTGCTGTATGAGTTAATGGATAAAAACCAGATACCGGAATCGGGCATTAAAATGGTTTTGACGGGTGGTTATTCTGAAGATGGTTACACTCCGGCTGCTCCTAACCTGATTATCACGCAGCAACCGGTTAGCTTGCCACCTGCGGAAGTAGTGCAGCAAGGCATTAAAATTATCACCCATGAGTTTGTACGGGAGCTGGCCCAAGCCAAAACCATAAATTATACCACCGGCATCCGGCTGATGAAAGAGGTAAAAGCGCAGAATGCCACCGATGTTTTATACCACCACAACGGGGTAATCACGGAGTTTCCGCGCTGTAATTTTTTTATTGTAACCCAAGATAACCAGGTACGCACCCCGGGGCAAGACGTACTAAAAGGCATTACCCGGAAAAATGTATTGGAACTAGCCACCAAAAAATACCCCACCGAAGCCGGCACTGTAACCCTCACCGACCTGGTCCAAGCCAAAGAAGCCTTTTTAACTAGCACCACCAAACGCATTATCCCCATTGTGCAGGTAAACGACCAGATGATCGGCACCGGCAAACCCGGCCCGGTAACCATGGATCTACTACAGGATTTAGCAGATTTGGAAAATCAATCGGCCAGCTAG